A part of Perca fluviatilis chromosome 15, GENO_Pfluv_1.0, whole genome shotgun sequence genomic DNA contains:
- the LOC120573949 gene encoding uncharacterized protein LOC120573949 isoform X2, with protein MSAVWLKLITILCLSCTALSGPVSSEVIWRDLGEAVTIQCRPSKPNQGQEYLTLKKGLNEEYDVLYKDGKSEKNTIHPKFKGRLQLNGVFPKVDILIKNLTSNDTGPYWCVYKKFDVVFSKTLEMKGTGSVLLLVAGGPQHDSICEPSDNNLVLVIVVICAALLGIIVCFLIWIILKTKTTKRRTKMKPRNVTNNDVYEDMRGTIRRAKDVSLHASNLKLHHLSAPLRCKLCMRSNVATQHILCNLFWPSVCLAERQLRK; from the exons ATGTCTGCTGTCTGGTTGAAGCTGATAACCATCCTTTGTCTCTCCTGCACAGCCCTGAGTGGCCCAG TGAGCAGTGAAGTGATATGGAGAGATCTTGGAGAAGCAGTCACTATCCAGTGCAGACCTTCCAAACCAAATCAAGGCCAAGAGTACCTGACTCTGAAAAAGGGTCTCAATGAGGAGTATGATGTTTTGTACAAAGATGGcaagtcagaaaaaaacaccATTCACCCAAAATTCAAGGGCAGACTTCAGCTAAATGGAGTATTCCCCAAAGTGGACATTCTCATCAAAAACTTGACCTCTAATGACACAGGACCGTACTGGTGCGTGTACAAGAAGTTTGACGTGGTGTTCAGTAAAACCCTGGAAATGAAAGGCACAGGGTCTGTTCTCCTGTTGGTGGCAGGTGGTCCTCAGCACG ATTCAATATGTGAACCATCAGACAATAATCTGGTCCTGGTAATTGTTGTGATCTGTGCTGCGCTGCTGGGCATCATTGTGTGCTTCCTCATATGGATCATCCTTAAG ACCAAAACTACCAAAAGGCGCACCAAAATGAAACCGAGGAACGTCACCAACAATGATGTTTATGAGGACATGCGTGGAACAATCAGACGCGCTAAAGATGTCAGCCTGCACGCAAGCAACCTGAAACTCCACCATCTCTCTGCACCACTAAGATGCAAGTTATGCATGAGGAGCAATGTTGCAACTCAGCATATTCTCTGTAATCTATTCTGGCCCTCTGTGTGTCTGGCTGAAAGACAGTTAAGAAAATAA
- the LOC120573949 gene encoding uncharacterized protein LOC120573949 isoform X1, whose protein sequence is MSAVWLKLLSLLTILSCPAMNGLVSSEVIWRDLGEAVTIQCRPSKPNQGQEYLTLKKGLNEEYDVLYKDGKSEKNTIHPKFKGRLQLNGVFPKVDILIKNLTSNDTGPYWCVYKKFDVVFSKTLEMKGTGSVLLLVAGGPQHDSICEPSDNNLVLVIVVICAALLGIIVCFLIWIILKTKTTKRRTKMKPRNVTNNDVYEDMRGTIRRAKDVSLHASNLKLHHLSAPLRCKLCMRSNVATQHILCNLFWPSVCLAERQLRK, encoded by the exons ATGTCTGCTGTCTGGTTAAAGCTCCTAAGCCTCCTTACTATCCTCTCCTGCCCAGCCATGAATGGCCTAG TGAGCAGTGAAGTGATATGGAGAGATCTTGGAGAAGCAGTCACTATCCAGTGCAGACCTTCCAAACCAAATCAAGGCCAAGAGTACCTGACTCTGAAAAAGGGTCTCAATGAGGAGTATGATGTTTTGTACAAAGATGGcaagtcagaaaaaaacaccATTCACCCAAAATTCAAGGGCAGACTTCAGCTAAATGGAGTATTCCCCAAAGTGGACATTCTCATCAAAAACTTGACCTCTAATGACACAGGACCGTACTGGTGCGTGTACAAGAAGTTTGACGTGGTGTTCAGTAAAACCCTGGAAATGAAAGGCACAGGGTCTGTTCTCCTGTTGGTGGCAGGTGGTCCTCAGCACG ATTCAATATGTGAACCATCAGACAATAATCTGGTCCTGGTAATTGTTGTGATCTGTGCTGCGCTGCTGGGCATCATTGTGTGCTTCCTCATATGGATCATCCTTAAG ACCAAAACTACCAAAAGGCGCACCAAAATGAAACCGAGGAACGTCACCAACAATGATGTTTATGAGGACATGCGTGGAACAATCAGACGCGCTAAAGATGTCAGCCTGCACGCAAGCAACCTGAAACTCCACCATCTCTCTGCACCACTAAGATGCAAGTTATGCATGAGGAGCAATGTTGCAACTCAGCATATTCTCTGTAATCTATTCTGGCCCTCTGTGTGTCTGGCTGAAAGACAGTTAAGAAAATAA